DNA sequence from the Gordonia polyisoprenivorans genome:
GCTCCACGATCCGGGGCTGAGCCCGGCCGCGGCACGCATGGCGGTCACGGCGGTTACGGTACGCGCGATCTGCGGCCGATGGACCGGATCCGACTCGGCGTCGAGGCGGCGCACCAACTCGACGAGCCGCGCCATCACGACCGGCGTCAGCGGGCCACCGGGTCCGCTCATCGTCGACCGCTCGCTACCCAGGCTCGTCGACGCCACCGCCCAGCCCTCACCGATCCCGCCGATCCGGCGGCTGTCGGAGACCCGGACGCCGTCGAGAAAGACCTCGTTGAACGCCGCACCACCGGTCATCTGCCGGATCGGGCGCACCGTGATGCCGGGCGCATGCATGTCGAGCAGGAACATGGTGAGGCCGGCGTGTTTGGGCGCCTCGGGATCGGTGCGCACCAGGGCCTCGCCGACGTCGGCGAGATGACCCATCGAGGTCCACACCTTCTGACCGGTGATCACCCAGTCGTCACCGTCACGCACCCCACGGGTGGTCACCGACGCGAGGTCCGATCCGGCGCCGGGCTCGCTGAACAGCTGGCAGCCGATCAGATCGCCCCGGAACAGCGCGGGCAGCACGGAGTCACGCAAGTGCGCGGGCGCGTGTCGGAGCAGGGCCGGCGCGACGATGTTCAATCCGACGAAAAGTGCCTCCCTGGACGGGAATCCGAGCTCGTCGAGGACGTTCTCCAAGACCTCGTCGTGTGCCGCGGACAGCCCGAGGCCGCCGAGTTCGACCGGACCGCCGGGCCACGCGACACCCGCGTCGAACAGCGCGCCCTGCAGTCGGCGCATCCGCGCGACCACCTCCTCGTGACCCGCACGAAGCTCTTCTACCGCCGCGATCCGGTCGCCTCTGAAATCGTCGGTGGCGGGAGCTTCTGCGGCAGAGCAGAACTCACCGGTCAGGCCTGCGAGACGACGCCGCAGATATCGGGCGAAGGCGTCGAGCCCCGTGGGAATCCCGGTGAGCGTCATGCCAATCCCGCGAGCTCCAGAGCCGCGCGCTTGGCCTTGTCCATGTCGTAGTGTTTGCGTGCCACCAGACGTTGCGCGTACAGCCCGCCGCCGGACTGCAGCATCGTCACCAGCTGCCAGCCACCGTAGGCGTCTGCGGTGAAGTCGCGGATGGCGTGGAACAGTCTGGTGCGGTAATCGCCGTCGACGCCGTCCTTGGTGCGCATGTACTTCTTGATCAGCGGGCCCACCTCGTCGTTGTCGAGGTCGGCGGTCGACGGTGCGGTGAGAATCGAGCCGCCGCCGATGTCATGGAGATGTCGGACCATCAGGCTGTAATCGGCTGCGGCGTAATGCTTCGCGGCATTGGTGTAGAGCTCGCTCGGGAAGTACCAGCCCTCCGGGCTCTCCTCGGCGTTGGCGATCGCCGCCTCGAGGCCGGACCGGACCATGGTGGCG
Encoded proteins:
- a CDS encoding acyl-CoA dehydrogenase family protein, translated to MTLTGIPTGLDAFARYLRRRLAGLTGEFCSAAEAPATDDFRGDRIAAVEELRAGHEEVVARMRRLQGALFDAGVAWPGGPVELGGLGLSAAHDEVLENVLDELGFPSREALFVGLNIVAPALLRHAPAHLRDSVLPALFRGDLIGCQLFSEPGAGSDLASVTTRGVRDGDDWVITGQKVWTSMGHLADVGEALVRTDPEAPKHAGLTMFLLDMHAPGITVRPIRQMTGGAAFNEVFLDGVRVSDSRRIGGIGEGWAVASTSLGSERSTMSGPGGPLTPVVMARLVELVRRLDAESDPVHRPQIARTVTAVTAMRAAAGLSPGSWSHRMAPVSGSVLKLLMVRAADEIARLATEVLGERAFVDNGDPDTFAWSEFILGVPALHLAGGTDEIQLSVIAQRGLGLPRR